The Pseudomonadota bacterium genome includes a region encoding these proteins:
- the proV gene encoding glycine betaine/L-proline ABC transporter ATP-binding protein ProV, which translates to MSNTLLIEVSGLFKIFGNNPEAAITLLEQGCSKADIFKQTGQTVGVQKTTLSIEEGEVFVVMGLSGSGKSTLVRLLNRLIEPTRGEIRIRGQNVTSMNHRQLIDLRRKDLAMVFQSFALMPHKTVLDNAAFGLEVAGVERRKRQARALEALDQVGLKSNANSYPDELSGGMQQRVGLARALATDPAIMLMDEAFSALDPLIRTEMQDELLELQRRQQRTVVFISHDLDEAIRIGDRIAIMQDGKVVQVGTPEEIVSEPANDYVRSFFYGVDIAQVFTAGDILDRKQVTVIERPGVGLRAALERMQRHDREYAIVVDGDRRLEGLVSAKALVAALENGDEPRFRQAFEPVEAVAPDTPLNDLIGRCAATSAPIPITDENRRYLGTVSRTRLLQTLARSGDDQHG; encoded by the coding sequence ATGTCCAACACGCTGCTCATCGAAGTCTCTGGCCTGTTCAAGATTTTCGGCAACAACCCCGAGGCCGCCATCACCCTGCTCGAACAGGGCTGCTCCAAGGCCGACATCTTCAAACAGACCGGCCAGACGGTCGGCGTGCAGAAGACCACCCTCAGCATCGAAGAAGGCGAGGTGTTCGTCGTCATGGGCCTGTCGGGCTCAGGCAAGTCAACGCTGGTGCGCCTGCTCAACCGGCTGATCGAACCGACACGCGGCGAAATCCGCATCCGCGGGCAGAACGTCACCAGCATGAACCACCGTCAGCTGATCGACTTGCGCCGCAAGGATCTGGCCATGGTGTTCCAGTCCTTCGCCCTGATGCCCCACAAGACGGTGCTGGACAATGCGGCGTTCGGCCTCGAGGTTGCCGGCGTCGAACGCCGCAAACGCCAGGCTCGGGCGCTGGAAGCGCTCGACCAGGTCGGACTGAAATCGAACGCCAACAGCTATCCCGACGAGTTGTCCGGCGGCATGCAGCAGCGCGTTGGCCTGGCCCGCGCGCTGGCCACTGATCCGGCAATCATGCTGATGGATGAGGCATTCTCGGCACTCGACCCGCTGATTCGCACCGAAATGCAGGACGAGCTGCTGGAGCTGCAGCGCCGGCAGCAGCGTACCGTGGTCTTCATCTCGCATGATCTCGACGAAGCGATTCGTATCGGTGACCGCATCGCGATCATGCAGGACGGAAAGGTCGTACAGGTCGGCACGCCGGAGGAAATCGTGAGCGAACCGGCCAACGACTACGTCCGCTCCTTCTTCTACGGCGTGGACATCGCCCAGGTGTTTACCGCTGGCGATATCCTGGACCGTAAGCAGGTTACGGTCATCGAACGCCCCGGCGTCGGTTTGCGCGCAGCGCTCGAGCGGATGCAGCGCCACGACCGCGAATACGCCATCGTCGTTGACGGCGATCGTCGACTCGAGGGCCTGGTCTCGGCAAAGGCGCTGGTGGCCGCGCTGGAAAACGGCGACGAACCGCGATTTCGCCAGGCCTTCGAGCCGGTCGAAGCGGTGGCTCCGGACACGCCACTGAACGATCTGATCGGACGCTGCGCAGCCACTTCGGCGCCCATTCCGATCACCGACGAAAACCGGCGCTATCTCGGCACCGTATCGAGAACCCGGCTGCTGCAGACGCTCGCCAGAAGTGGAGATGATCAGCATGGATGA
- the ppa gene encoding inorganic diphosphatase: protein MNVNEIPPGVNPPDDFNAIIEIPLDGPPVKYEVDKTTGAIQVNRLLATAMRYPCNYGFVPNTLAEDGDPLDVMVLIRVPLLPGSIIRCRPIGFLEMSDEAGRDVKIAALPIEKVSPLHEDINSIDDLARFSRRNIRHFFAHYKDLEIGKWVEVLGWHGPEAARTEIMRAIEAAC, encoded by the coding sequence ATGAACGTCAACGAGATTCCGCCGGGCGTCAATCCACCCGATGACTTCAATGCCATTATCGAGATCCCGCTCGACGGTCCGCCGGTCAAGTACGAGGTCGACAAGACGACCGGGGCCATTCAGGTCAATCGTCTGCTGGCAACGGCCATGCGCTACCCGTGCAACTATGGCTTCGTGCCCAATACCCTGGCCGAGGACGGTGATCCGCTCGATGTCATGGTGCTGATCCGGGTGCCGCTGCTGCCCGGTTCGATCATTCGCTGCCGCCCGATCGGCTTTCTGGAGATGTCCGACGAGGCCGGCCGTGACGTCAAGATCGCCGCGCTGCCGATCGAGAAGGTCTCACCGCTGCACGAAGATATCAACTCGATCGATGATCTGGCCCGGTTCAGCCGGCGCAATATCCGCCACTTCTTTGCTCACTACAAGGACCTGGAGATCGGCAAGTGGGTCGAGGTGCTTGGCTGGCATGGGCCCGAGGCGGCGCGCACCGAAATCATGCGCGCCATCGAGGCCGCTTGCTGA
- a CDS encoding MBOAT family protein, whose product MIALLAATGATRAWRLRKFELLAASYLFYAAWNPVFIWLLVISTVVDWQAARRLHLADTPAARRGWLALSLVVNLGLLGWFKYGDFLIANYNALLEGLGLGLSYRAPALDLILPIGISFYTFQTLSYTLDVYRRRIAPGSDFADYALYVSFFPQLVAGPIVRYEQFAGQLAEPRRPGRTDLELGVALIVAGLFLKSTLADSLFAPVVDGGFAAAGSNGALTAWTAITAFSGQIYCDFAGYSLCAIGAARCFGFRLPKNFHAPYAAVGLSDFWRRWHISLSTWIRDYLYIALGGNRHGRTRTLRNLLIAMGLGGLWHGAAWTFVLWGLAHGGWLVLEHSLKPLAVRLPLLGHAALMPLYALLTFIVVTLTWVLFRAADLAQAGAFFGDLVRLDASTLDPAGWLALAMMAALLIWHAVIRRIEIDRVYADLPWPVRGGMVGLLLAAVLLSPGEHRAFIYFQF is encoded by the coding sequence ATGATCGCGCTGCTGGCAGCGACCGGCGCAACCCGCGCCTGGCGGCTGCGCAAGTTCGAACTGCTCGCCGCCAGCTACCTGTTCTACGCCGCCTGGAACCCGGTCTTCATCTGGCTGCTGGTCATCTCGACGGTCGTCGACTGGCAGGCCGCGCGGCGCCTGCACCTCGCGGACACGCCGGCGGCGCGACGCGGCTGGCTGGCGCTGTCTCTGGTCGTCAACCTCGGCCTGCTGGGCTGGTTCAAGTACGGCGACTTCCTGATCGCCAACTACAACGCGCTGCTCGAAGGCCTCGGACTGGGCCTCAGCTACCGGGCACCGGCACTGGACCTCATTCTGCCCATTGGCATTTCCTTTTACACCTTCCAGACGCTGTCCTACACGCTCGACGTTTACCGACGCCGCATTGCACCGGGCAGCGACTTCGCCGACTACGCCCTGTACGTCAGCTTCTTTCCGCAGCTCGTCGCCGGGCCGATCGTGCGCTACGAGCAGTTTGCCGGGCAGCTCGCCGAACCCCGCCGGCCCGGCCGCACCGACCTCGAACTCGGCGTGGCGCTGATCGTCGCGGGCCTGTTTCTCAAGTCGACCCTGGCCGACAGCCTGTTTGCGCCGGTCGTCGACGGCGGCTTTGCCGCAGCCGGCAGCAATGGCGCCCTGACGGCCTGGACCGCGATCACCGCATTCAGCGGCCAGATCTACTGCGATTTCGCCGGCTACTCGCTGTGCGCCATCGGCGCGGCACGTTGCTTCGGTTTCAGGCTGCCGAAGAACTTTCACGCGCCCTATGCGGCGGTCGGTCTGTCCGACTTCTGGCGCCGCTGGCACATTTCGCTGTCGACCTGGATCCGGGATTACCTGTATATCGCTTTGGGCGGCAACCGCCATGGCCGCACCAGAACCCTGCGCAACCTGCTCATCGCCATGGGCCTGGGAGGCCTGTGGCATGGCGCCGCCTGGACATTCGTGCTGTGGGGACTTGCCCACGGCGGCTGGCTGGTGCTCGAACACAGCCTCAAACCCCTGGCTGTGCGCCTGCCGCTGCTCGGCCATGCCGCGCTGATGCCGCTCTATGCACTGCTGACCTTTATCGTCGTCACTCTGACCTGGGTGCTGTTTCGCGCCGCAGACCTGGCCCAGGCCGGCGCCTTCTTCGGCGACCTGGTCAGGCTTGACGCCTCGACGCTCGACCCGGCCGGATGGCTGGCCCTGGCGATGATGGCGGCCTTACTGATCTGGCACGCCGTGATCCGCAGGATTGAAATAGACCGGGTCTATGCTGACCTGCCCTGGCCTGTTCGCGGCGGAATGGTCGGTCTGCTGCTGGCCGCAGTGCTGCTCAGCCCCGGTGAGCATCGCGCCTTCATCTATTTCCAGTTCTGA
- a CDS encoding class I SAM-dependent methyltransferase, translating into MESGNACRLTDQARRALADPRLAAALLDHCRWMPGDLAPAALDTAVHPDCQMLGHSLKAHQDAALAVSQYFAVALQQYHTVRQLAERLFATPRRIEFLDFACGYGRLLRFLVHSLSPAQISAAEIQPEAVRWVRERYGVTALQSSAEPEAFDCPRRFDMIWAASLFSHLPHGLFQRWLAQLIRLLEPSGALCFSVHGEALLPGNQSMPDNGIRYLDTSENPELGAEIYGTTFVTEAYVSRAIRAAAGAGCGITRLPKLLAHEQDVYVVTMTGAKKDAGLATFERGTRGWLDQLQIDREHNIVNLRGWAGSLDATPFGYVETCLGNRCRRHAADQPRPDVARVLDCPGLTDSGFSISLPLPDSGSDHYLTISAVNAASERSLIYAGDLAGKVCAGTD; encoded by the coding sequence ATGGAATCTGGAAACGCCTGTCGACTGACCGACCAAGCGCGCCGGGCACTCGCCGATCCGCGCCTGGCCGCGGCACTCCTGGATCACTGCCGATGGATGCCGGGAGACTTGGCGCCGGCCGCGCTCGATACCGCGGTCCATCCCGACTGTCAAATGCTCGGACACTCGCTCAAGGCCCATCAGGATGCGGCGCTGGCGGTCAGCCAGTACTTCGCCGTTGCACTGCAGCAATACCACACCGTCCGCCAGCTGGCCGAGCGCCTGTTCGCCACACCGCGGCGGATCGAGTTTCTCGACTTTGCCTGCGGCTACGGTCGCCTGCTGCGCTTTCTGGTCCACAGCCTGTCGCCGGCGCAAATCAGCGCCGCCGAGATTCAGCCCGAGGCGGTCCGCTGGGTACGCGAGCGCTACGGCGTGACCGCGCTGCAGTCGAGCGCCGAGCCGGAAGCCTTCGACTGCCCGCGCCGATTCGACATGATCTGGGCGGCATCGCTGTTTTCGCATTTGCCGCACGGGTTGTTCCAGCGCTGGCTGGCGCAACTGATCCGGCTGCTCGAACCATCAGGCGCACTGTGCTTCAGCGTTCATGGCGAGGCGCTGCTGCCGGGCAACCAGAGCATGCCGGACAACGGCATCCGCTATCTTGATACAAGCGAAAACCCGGAGCTGGGCGCCGAGATCTACGGCACCACCTTCGTCACTGAAGCGTATGTCTCACGGGCCATCCGCGCAGCGGCCGGCGCCGGCTGTGGCATCACCCGTCTGCCCAAACTGCTGGCTCATGAACAGGACGTCTATGTCGTCACCATGACCGGCGCAAAGAAAGACGCGGGCCTTGCAACATTCGAGCGGGGCACGCGCGGCTGGCTTGATCAGCTCCAGATCGATCGTGAACACAACATCGTCAACCTGCGCGGCTGGGCCGGCTCACTCGACGCAACGCCGTTTGGCTATGTCGAGACCTGCCTGGGCAACCGCTGCCGTCGCCATGCGGCCGATCAGCCGAGGCCCGACGTGGCGCGCGTGCTCGACTGTCCGGGCCTGACCGACAGCGGTTTTTCAATCAGCCTGCCGCTGCCGGATAGCGGCTCGGATCACTATCTCACGATCAGCGCGGTCAACGCCGCCAGCGAGCGTTCGCTGATCTACGCCGGCGATCTCGCCGGCAAGGTGTGTGCCGGGACTGACTGA
- a CDS encoding class I SAM-dependent methyltransferase: MKRNPSIDSLLAQAAALEASDRAAAGRLYRDILQQDPACIQASNALERLVDPGRFSHWMRVNCVIHPDDDIFRFFVNDPHSFNPVRDYLADGWRTLSELMVLLERHDRPLLGMSRVLEFACGFGRFTRHLAPLLPGRLTCADVLPGSVDFVTEQFGVDGLCSSFDPRSLVFPQRYELIFVLSLFTHLPVAQWRVWLRVLAGALAPDGLLVLSVHNEGAAADFGIEFEPDGTFFAPSSESPSLDPAHYGTTFTTRAVVEREIAGALGRLPDDYRPLAFWVGQDAVVIRRG, from the coding sequence ATGAAGCGGAACCCATCGATCGACTCGCTGCTGGCGCAGGCCGCGGCGCTTGAAGCCAGTGATCGCGCTGCCGCCGGTCGCCTGTATCGCGATATCCTGCAGCAGGATCCGGCCTGCATTCAGGCCAGCAATGCGCTCGAGCGACTCGTCGATCCTGGCCGGTTCAGCCACTGGATGCGCGTCAACTGCGTGATTCATCCCGATGACGATATTTTCCGGTTTTTCGTCAACGATCCGCACAGCTTCAACCCGGTTCGCGACTACCTGGCCGACGGCTGGCGTACGCTCAGCGAGCTGATGGTCCTGCTCGAGCGTCATGATCGACCGCTGCTTGGCATGTCCCGTGTGCTCGAGTTTGCCTGCGGTTTTGGACGTTTCACCCGTCACCTTGCTCCGCTGCTTCCGGGACGTTTGACCTGTGCCGACGTGTTGCCCGGTTCGGTGGACTTCGTCACCGAGCAGTTCGGGGTCGACGGGCTTTGCTCCAGTTTCGATCCCCGGTCGCTGGTCTTCCCGCAGCGCTACGAGCTGATCTTCGTGCTGTCGTTGTTTACCCATCTGCCGGTAGCGCAGTGGCGGGTGTGGCTGCGTGTGCTTGCCGGTGCCCTTGCGCCGGACGGCCTGCTGGTGCTGTCGGTGCACAATGAGGGCGCCGCCGCGGATTTCGGTATCGAGTTCGAACCAGACGGCACCTTCTTTGCCCCCAGCAGCGAATCGCCGTCGCTTGATCCTGCCCATTACGGCACGACGTTCACGACCCGGGCCGTGGTCGAGCGCGAGATTGCCGGCGCCCTTGGGCGGCTGCCGGACGATTATCGCCCGCTGGCTTTCTGGGTCGGTCAGGACGCGGTTGTCATCCGTCGCGGCTGA
- the prmA gene encoding 50S ribosomal protein L11 methyltransferase yields the protein MNDWLRVRLTVDRDRVDDVESALFAVGAAAVSLLDGGNDPVHEPAPGRTPIWPRTAVEGLFPASFQRSTVLDALRDRQLVCSPEAVEFASLAGRDWTRAWMDRYQPMRFGRSLWICPSHLRPDPDWPVVIRLDPGLAFGSGTHPTTALCLEWIDSRAMDGLRILDYGCGSGVLGIACALSGAARVVAVDHDPQALQATAENAARNGLDGRIDCRLPESFDRSRKFDLVLANILAGPLISLAPRLTEVLEPGGQLVLSGLLPEQADDVMNAYALLGQPLDRSVRDGWMRLVFAVPRRRHKLRTGLSRDG from the coding sequence ATGAACGACTGGCTTCGTGTGCGCCTGACCGTCGACCGCGACCGCGTCGACGACGTCGAATCAGCGTTGTTTGCCGTCGGCGCCGCCGCGGTCAGCCTGCTCGACGGCGGCAACGACCCGGTCCATGAACCGGCGCCCGGCAGAACCCCGATCTGGCCACGGACCGCCGTTGAAGGCCTGTTTCCGGCCAGCTTTCAGCGCAGCACCGTGCTTGACGCGCTGCGTGACCGGCAGCTTGTCTGCTCGCCGGAGGCGGTGGAGTTCGCCTCGCTGGCCGGGCGCGACTGGACACGCGCCTGGATGGACCGGTACCAGCCCATGCGCTTTGGCCGATCCCTGTGGATTTGCCCGTCGCACCTTCGACCGGACCCTGACTGGCCGGTGGTCATCCGGCTGGACCCGGGCCTGGCTTTCGGTTCCGGGACCCATCCAACCACGGCGCTGTGTCTGGAGTGGATCGACAGCCGTGCAATGGACGGCCTCCGGATTCTCGACTACGGCTGTGGCTCGGGCGTGCTCGGCATTGCCTGCGCACTGTCCGGCGCGGCCCGGGTCGTTGCCGTTGATCATGACCCTCAGGCCCTCCAGGCGACCGCCGAGAACGCCGCACGCAACGGCCTGGACGGGCGCATCGACTGCCGGCTTCCCGAGTCGTTCGATCGCTCGCGCAAGTTCGACCTGGTGCTGGCCAATATCCTGGCCGGCCCGCTGATCAGTCTGGCGCCGCGACTGACTGAAGTCCTCGAACCGGGCGGCCAACTGGTGCTTTCGGGGCTGCTGCCGGAGCAGGCCGATGACGTCATGAACGCCTATGCGTTACTCGGTCAGCCCCTGGACCGGTCTGTGCGCGACGGCTGGATGCGGCTGGTTTTCGCGGTACCCCGGCGGCGGCACAAATTGCGTACAGGGCTCAGCCGCGACGGATGA
- a CDS encoding 16S rRNA (uracil(1498)-N(3))-methyltransferase: MRQTRIHTSQSLSAGQTIVLEPEPSRHLLRVLRLRQGDPVVVFADEGREYAGVIAHGDGKRCRVELGQARDPRTESPLPLALVQSIARGDRMDWCIQKACELGASRIIPVFSERTGVRLDEQRAVRRQHHWQAVAVAACEQSGRCRVPPVDRPVALDAAELGIGRGLVLDPDGDHAPQDIEPPPDGTGLTLACGPEGGFSMAEIEFLAQRGFVRLRLGPRVLRSETAGPAALAVLQALHGDWRPAMVGNPAT, encoded by the coding sequence GTGAGACAGACGCGCATTCATACCAGCCAGTCCCTGTCTGCGGGCCAGACCATCGTGCTGGAGCCAGAGCCGTCCCGGCACCTGCTCCGGGTGCTGCGTCTGCGCCAGGGCGATCCGGTGGTCGTGTTCGCCGATGAAGGCCGCGAGTATGCCGGCGTGATCGCACACGGCGACGGCAAGCGCTGTCGTGTTGAGCTGGGGCAGGCCCGCGATCCGCGTACCGAATCGCCACTGCCCCTGGCACTTGTCCAGTCGATCGCCCGCGGTGACCGCATGGACTGGTGCATCCAGAAGGCCTGCGAGCTGGGCGCAAGCCGGATTATTCCGGTCTTCAGCGAACGCACCGGGGTCCGGCTCGATGAACAGCGCGCCGTGCGCCGTCAGCACCACTGGCAGGCTGTCGCGGTGGCAGCCTGCGAACAGAGCGGCCGCTGCCGGGTGCCACCGGTCGACCGCCCCGTTGCTCTGGACGCGGCCGAGCTGGGCATCGGCCGGGGTCTGGTGCTCGACCCGGACGGCGATCACGCTCCCCAGGACATTGAACCGCCGCCTGACGGGACTGGCCTGACGCTCGCCTGCGGTCCGGAAGGCGGGTTCAGCATGGCCGAGATCGAATTCCTCGCCCAGCGGGGATTTGTCCGGCTGCGTCTGGGCCCGAGGGTGCTGCGCAGTGAGACCGCTGGGCCGGCGGCCCTGGCGGTACTGCAGGCACTTCACGGCGACTGGCGGCCGGCCATGGTCGGCAACCCGGCGACATGA
- the gspG gene encoding type II secretion system major pseudopilin GspG — MKHPFTCRQRGFSLIEILVVVVIIGILAAVIVPRVMDEPDRARVTKAKQDVQALVTALNMYKLDNYNYPSTEQGLEALVRRPSGRPEAPNWKEGGYIARLPKDPWGRDYQYLNPGVHGEIDVWSFGANGMAGGEGINAEIGNWDDD, encoded by the coding sequence ATGAAACATCCGTTCACATGTCGCCAGCGCGGCTTTTCGCTCATCGAGATCCTGGTGGTTGTCGTCATTATCGGGATTCTAGCCGCGGTGATCGTGCCGCGTGTCATGGATGAGCCTGACCGGGCGCGTGTGACCAAGGCCAAACAGGATGTGCAGGCGCTGGTCACGGCGCTGAACATGTACAAGCTCGACAATTACAACTATCCGTCCACCGAGCAGGGTCTGGAAGCGCTAGTGCGCCGGCCGTCTGGCCGCCCGGAGGCGCCCAACTGGAAAGAGGGCGGCTATATCGCGCGACTGCCCAAGGATCCGTGGGGACGTGACTACCAGTATCTCAATCCCGGCGTGCACGGCGAGATCGACGTCTGGTCGTTCGGGGCCAACGGCATGGCCGGGGGTGAAGGCATCAATGCCGAAATCGGAAACTGGGACGACGACTGA
- a CDS encoding prepilin-type N-terminal cleavage/methylation domain-containing protein: protein MPKSETGTTTESTGQGMTGPSCSQAVTGARRPGRGFTLIEVLVVVAIAAILAALAVLQLGTLKRPDSPDFRLRQLAGLLEAQCQQALFQARPRGLRVTTQGYDFWQHTAEGWVVLAGSDLDQPRQWPGAWAFDLVVEGHRLDLGDEPPGPQIACYPLGELTPFSLAVNAEPGHPVRVTGSSDGRLALETGP from the coding sequence ATGCCGAAATCGGAAACTGGGACGACGACTGAATCGACCGGCCAGGGCATGACCGGACCGAGTTGCAGCCAGGCCGTGACCGGAGCCAGGCGGCCGGGACGGGGGTTTACCCTCATCGAGGTGCTGGTCGTGGTTGCGATCGCGGCCATCCTGGCGGCGCTGGCCGTGCTGCAGCTGGGCACGCTCAAGCGACCGGATTCCCCCGATTTCAGGCTGCGGCAGCTGGCCGGACTGCTCGAGGCACAGTGCCAGCAGGCGTTGTTCCAGGCCCGTCCGCGCGGCTTGCGCGTCACCACCCAGGGCTACGACTTCTGGCAGCATACGGCCGAAGGCTGGGTCGTGCTGGCCGGCAGCGACCTCGACCAGCCGCGCCAGTGGCCGGGCGCCTGGGCGTTTGACCTGGTCGTCGAGGGACATCGCCTGGACCTTGGCGATGAACCCCCGGGCCCCCAGATTGCCTGCTACCCGCTCGGGGAGCTGACCCCCTTCAGCCTGGCCGTGAACGCCGAGCCGGGACATCCGGTCCGCGTCACCGGCAGCAGCGACGGCAGACTTGCCCTGGAGACGGGGCCTTGA
- the gspI gene encoding type II secretion system minor pseudopilin GspI, which produces MNRAGGFTLLEVLVALVVVAVAVAALAHTGARALDGQSRLEQQTVALWVADNALAELRLETAVPAGRRRGTTTMAGRAWEWELFVQPAPGGELLRADVLVYAGHRSDAPVLQHTGFLAP; this is translated from the coding sequence TTGAATCGTGCCGGCGGCTTTACCCTGCTTGAGGTGCTGGTCGCCCTGGTGGTGGTGGCGGTGGCCGTCGCCGCACTGGCCCATACCGGGGCGCGGGCCCTGGATGGTCAGTCCAGACTCGAGCAGCAGACCGTGGCACTGTGGGTGGCCGACAATGCGCTGGCGGAGCTGCGGCTGGAGACCGCTGTCCCTGCGGGCCGCCGGCGTGGAACAACGACCATGGCCGGGCGCGCATGGGAGTGGGAGCTGTTCGTGCAGCCGGCGCCGGGGGGTGAGCTGCTGCGCGCCGATGTGCTGGTCTACGCCGGCCATCGCTCCGATGCGCCGGTTCTGCAGCACACCGGTTTTCTGGCGCCATGA
- the gspJ gene encoding type II secretion system minor pseudopilin GspJ codes for MMARRAPAARQAGFTLIEVLVAVAVFALLAATAYTALDALSRSAMQHRDRAAAFAAVQLGVARLDADLRQMVSRPVAAAAGTIEPALRGGSDRFEATRAGWHNPGSAPRSTLQRFGWTRSGSDLVRTAWPVTDRVAATRQRSETVLAGVKRFELRYLDAGGDWRERWPLDASVRELPRAIEVTLELEPLGRIRRLVVL; via the coding sequence ATGATGGCCCGTCGCGCACCGGCCGCCAGACAGGCCGGATTCACGCTGATCGAGGTGCTGGTGGCCGTGGCCGTGTTCGCCCTGCTTGCCGCCACCGCCTATACCGCGCTCGACGCCCTCAGTCGCAGCGCCATGCAGCACCGCGATCGTGCCGCGGCCTTCGCCGCGGTACAGCTCGGAGTGGCCCGTCTCGACGCGGATCTCAGACAGATGGTCAGTCGCCCGGTTGCCGCCGCCGCCGGCACGATCGAGCCCGCCCTGCGCGGTGGCTCCGATCGTTTCGAGGCCACCCGTGCCGGCTGGCACAATCCCGGCAGCGCGCCGCGCAGCACGCTGCAGCGCTTCGGCTGGACGCGCTCGGGTAGCGATCTGGTTCGAACCGCCTGGCCGGTGACCGATCGGGTGGCGGCGACCCGGCAGCGATCGGAGACCGTGCTGGCGGGGGTGAAGCGCTTCGAGCTGCGCTATCTCGATGCCGGCGGCGACTGGCGCGAGCGCTGGCCGCTCGATGCGTCCGTTCGCGAGCTGCCCAGGGCGATCGAGGTGACCCTCGAGCTCGAGCCGCTGGGCCGTATCAGGCGGCTTGTGGTGCTGTGA
- the gspK gene encoding type II secretion system minor pseudopilin GspK yields MHRCSGSRQDGSALLLALVAAALAAVLAVGLVERAQRSLARTEALVAAERGWQYARGMDEIAVALLRRARSEGIDPALLDGAWSQPFEVPGGVVQGRLIDQNARFNVNALAHPDGATAAAAQAAFRRLLDALGLDRIIADELADWLDGASVPSPGSAATNWYSRRDPPYRTAGVVLANTSELRWLRSVDHEAWLALAPLVSALPEPELVVNVNTTSPEVLAALLPALEPGQARRVLTDKPFSDLPAFERHPLVAPVMRPDVRRHLTVSSRWYLAQARVVLDEVTRDYFRLMIPEVPGYDGFRYVSQGVP; encoded by the coding sequence ATGCATCGCTGTTCGGGATCACGACAGGACGGCAGCGCGCTGCTGCTGGCGCTGGTGGCGGCAGCGCTGGCGGCAGTGCTGGCAGTCGGTCTGGTCGAGCGTGCGCAGCGGTCGCTGGCGCGTACCGAAGCCCTGGTCGCTGCCGAACGTGGCTGGCAGTACGCGCGCGGCATGGACGAGATTGCGGTTGCATTGCTGCGGCGGGCGCGCAGCGAGGGCATCGACCCGGCACTGCTCGACGGCGCCTGGTCGCAGCCTTTCGAGGTTCCAGGCGGTGTTGTTCAGGGCCGATTGATCGACCAGAATGCCCGCTTCAACGTCAATGCGCTGGCCCATCCCGACGGTGCGACCGCGGCCGCTGCGCAGGCCGCATTTCGGCGTCTGCTCGACGCCCTGGGGCTTGACCGGATCATTGCCGACGAGCTGGCGGACTGGCTTGACGGCGCCAGCGTTCCGAGTCCCGGCAGCGCAGCAACCAACTGGTATTCCCGGCGCGATCCACCCTACCGCACGGCCGGGGTTGTGCTGGCCAACACAAGTGAGCTGCGCTGGCTGCGCAGCGTCGATCACGAGGCCTGGCTGGCGCTGGCGCCCCTGGTCAGCGCCTTGCCCGAACCGGAACTGGTGGTCAACGTCAACACCACCTCGCCGGAGGTGCTGGCGGCACTGTTGCCCGCGCTCGAACCGGGCCAGGCGCGGCGGGTGCTCACCGACAAGCCGTTCAGCGACCTGCCGGCCTTCGAGCGCCATCCGCTGGTGGCGCCGGTCATGCGGCCGGATGTGCGGCGTCACCTGACGGTCAGCAGCCGCTGGTATCTGGCCCAGGCACGGGTCGTGCTCGATGAGGTCACGCGCGACTATTTCCGGCTCATGATTCCGGAAGTTCCGGGTTATGATGGCTTTCGGTACGTCAGCCAGGGAGTGCCCTGA
- a CDS encoding type II secretion system protein M, with translation MMDWWQQREPRQRLLLMLAAGIALCAITYVWLWEPLAEARQSQRARVAEQQALINWLDAVAPVAERLRAGRAGAPRSSDRSLLGLTDETARAAGLAGAMARIEPAGEDRVRVWLEGAEFVAVMSWLEAFSRAHPVRVARLQVDRGQQAGRVDVRVTVVSDA, from the coding sequence ATGATGGACTGGTGGCAGCAGCGTGAGCCGCGGCAGCGCCTGCTGCTGATGCTCGCCGCCGGGATCGCGCTGTGCGCGATCACTTATGTGTGGCTGTGGGAACCGCTGGCCGAGGCGCGTCAGTCGCAGCGCGCGCGCGTCGCCGAGCAGCAGGCGCTGATCAACTGGCTCGATGCGGTGGCACCGGTGGCCGAGCGTCTGCGGGCAGGACGCGCCGGTGCACCCCGGTCCAGCGATCGTTCATTACTGGGTCTGACTGACGAAACGGCGCGTGCCGCCGGCCTGGCCGGCGCCATGGCGCGCATCGAGCCGGCTGGCGAGGATCGGGTCCGGGTCTGGCTGGAAGGCGCTGAATTCGTCGCCGTGATGAGCTGGCTGGAGGCCTTTTCCCGCGCTCATCCAGTGCGCGTGGCCCGGCTTCAGGTCGACCGGGGGCAGCAGGCCGGCCGAGTGGATGTTCGCGTCACCGTGGTGAGCGATGCGTAA